The following proteins come from a genomic window of Pyxidicoccus sp. MSG2:
- a CDS encoding glycosyltransferase family 4 protein, with the protein MAHVLLDLRMVRGRLHGIARYALELARRMPALAPDLRFTALVAPQGLPDGLGELTPPMPLHRSRAGFLSPFEQPALVADLMKLKPDAFHATSFSMPLFWDGRLVATLHDANHLALADQYTPVQSLYYRVVVGPRAKRASALVTVSEFSREELAKYLHLSPYRFQVIHNGVDARFQPATPGEAKAFRERHGLPARYVAAVGNAKRFKNLELLKHVAPELPVPVVLLAGKGAVAHELGLHENVLDLEELPEADMPLFYGAASALLLPSKYEGFGLPALEAMAAGCPVLAANATALPEVVGAAALTLPPDDAAAWRETTLRVLRDDVLRSELIELGRERAARFTWDDCARRTLAVYRRVLEAPSAPGTRGG; encoded by the coding sequence GTGGCCCACGTCCTCCTCGACCTGCGCATGGTGCGCGGCCGGCTGCATGGAATCGCGCGGTACGCGCTGGAACTGGCGCGGCGGATGCCGGCGCTCGCGCCTGACCTGCGCTTCACCGCGCTGGTCGCGCCGCAGGGGCTCCCGGACGGGCTCGGAGAGCTGACGCCGCCCATGCCGCTGCACCGCTCGCGAGCGGGGTTCCTCTCCCCTTTCGAGCAGCCCGCGCTGGTCGCGGACCTGATGAAGCTCAAGCCGGACGCGTTCCACGCCACCTCGTTCTCGATGCCGCTGTTCTGGGACGGGCGGCTGGTGGCGACGCTGCACGACGCCAACCACCTGGCGCTGGCGGACCAGTACACGCCGGTGCAGTCGCTCTACTACCGCGTGGTGGTGGGCCCGAGGGCGAAGCGGGCGTCGGCGCTGGTGACGGTGTCGGAGTTCTCGCGTGAGGAGTTGGCGAAGTACCTCCACCTGTCGCCGTATCGGTTTCAGGTCATCCACAACGGAGTGGACGCGCGCTTCCAGCCGGCGACGCCGGGCGAGGCGAAGGCCTTCCGCGAGCGGCACGGGCTTCCTGCGCGCTACGTGGCGGCGGTGGGCAACGCGAAGCGCTTCAAGAACCTGGAGCTGCTGAAGCACGTCGCGCCGGAACTGCCGGTGCCGGTGGTGCTGCTGGCGGGCAAGGGGGCGGTGGCGCACGAGCTCGGGCTGCACGAGAACGTGCTGGATTTGGAAGAGCTGCCCGAGGCGGACATGCCGCTGTTCTACGGCGCGGCCTCGGCGCTGCTGCTTCCGTCGAAGTACGAAGGCTTCGGCCTGCCGGCGCTGGAGGCCATGGCGGCGGGCTGCCCGGTGCTGGCGGCGAACGCGACGGCACTGCCGGAGGTGGTGGGCGCCGCGGCGCTGACGCTGCCCCCCGACGACGCGGCGGCGTGGCGGGAGACGACGCTGCGCGTGCTGCGGGACGACGTGCTGCGCAGCGAGTTGATTGAGCTGGGCCGCGAGCGGGCCGCCCGCTTCACCTGGGACGACTGCGCGCGGCGCACGCTCGCGGTGTACCGGCGGGTGCTGGAGGCGCCTTCAGCTCCGGGCACTCGCGGCGGTTGA
- a CDS encoding glycosyltransferase, whose product MKVALVHDWLVTHRGGERVLDALCEVLPDADIYTLVHKPGSQSPAIESRRIFTSFLQRIPGIHARYRHFLPLMPRAIEALRLQDDYDLVLSSSHCVAKGLRTPPGTPHLSYVHAPMRYMWDLFDDYFGPGRARLPVRAAAHAVRPWLQRWDRQTASGVHRFVANSHHIAGKIQRFWGREASVVHPPVALERFARQPLEGGGQGGYFLWLGAFAPYKRLDVALEAFRELDAPLWVVGTGQEASRLMSGPVPPHIRFLGNVSDDALPGLYRDARALIFTPEEDFGITPLEAQATGRPVIAYGRGGVLETVTSRTGLFFSEQTPAALAAAVRQFEAWEPGFRPEDARSQAERFSRAAFQRAMLAEVENLLRLGKSSPARAAGV is encoded by the coding sequence GTGAAGGTCGCCCTGGTCCACGATTGGCTCGTCACCCACCGCGGGGGAGAGCGCGTCCTCGACGCGCTCTGTGAGGTCCTCCCGGACGCGGACATCTACACCCTCGTCCACAAGCCGGGCAGCCAGTCCCCGGCCATTGAGTCCCGCCGCATCTTCACGTCCTTCCTCCAGCGCATCCCCGGCATCCACGCGCGCTACCGGCACTTCCTCCCGCTGATGCCGCGCGCCATCGAAGCCCTGCGCCTCCAGGACGACTACGACCTGGTCCTCTCCTCCAGCCACTGCGTCGCCAAGGGCCTGCGCACCCCGCCGGGCACGCCGCACCTCAGCTACGTGCACGCGCCCATGCGGTACATGTGGGACCTCTTCGACGACTACTTCGGCCCGGGTCGCGCTCGGCTGCCCGTGCGCGCCGCCGCCCACGCGGTGCGTCCGTGGCTCCAAAGGTGGGACCGTCAGACAGCCTCGGGCGTGCACCGCTTCGTCGCCAACAGCCACCACATCGCCGGGAAGATTCAGCGCTTCTGGGGACGTGAGGCCTCCGTCGTCCACCCGCCGGTGGCCCTGGAGCGCTTCGCCCGGCAGCCGCTGGAAGGAGGCGGGCAGGGCGGCTACTTCCTGTGGCTCGGCGCCTTCGCTCCGTACAAGCGGCTGGACGTGGCGCTGGAGGCGTTCCGCGAATTGGACGCCCCGCTGTGGGTGGTGGGCACGGGCCAGGAGGCCTCGCGCCTCATGTCCGGGCCGGTGCCTCCGCACATCCGCTTCCTCGGCAATGTCAGTGACGACGCGCTGCCGGGCCTCTACCGCGACGCTCGCGCGCTCATCTTCACGCCCGAGGAGGACTTCGGCATCACCCCGCTGGAGGCCCAGGCCACCGGCCGCCCCGTCATCGCCTATGGACGGGGCGGCGTGCTGGAGACGGTGACGTCGCGCACCGGCCTCTTCTTCTCCGAGCAGACGCCCGCCGCGCTCGCCGCCGCCGTGCGCCAGTTCGAGGCATGGGAGCCCGGCTTCCGCCCCGAGGACGCTCGCTCGCAGGCCGAGCGCTTCAGCCGCGCCGCCTTCCAGCGCGCCATGCTCGCCGAGGTGGAGAACCTCCTCAGGCTGGGGAAGTCCTCCCCAGCCCGCGCCGCTGGGGTGTGA
- a CDS encoding undecaprenyl-phosphate glucose phosphotransferase → MFSRLQRFYTSIKIVADMVMLAVAFGLAYATRFSGLFPITEGIPPWDDTLVSLLMVLFIFPVTFKQSRLYATNRARTNTGEVFEVFKSTITATLILVAATYFARERYSRLTLVIFVGYAFVLVTCNRLLFRWVLSEIRRRGHNLKSILVIGAGDLGQRVIETVEGHRELGFRVTGVLTLRPEKVGQYVGGVRVIGHVDSVNATLDAQPVDQVIIALPLEDQAHVKRLMEQLALRTVDVRVVPDLYQYITLYGGLEEFGGLPIIRLQGDPMEGWSRVTKRAFDILFALVAILITSPLMLATALAVRLSSRGPVLFRQERMGMDGRTFPILKFRTMRVDAEHSGAMMACPGDTRRTAIGTFLRKYSLDELPQFFNVLLGDMSLVGPRPERPVFIEEFKRQIPRYHLRHKVKAGITGWAQINGLRGQTSIQKRIEYDLYYIENWSLLMDLKILVRTALGGFLSKNAY, encoded by the coding sequence GTGTTCAGTCGTCTCCAGCGGTTCTACACGTCTATCAAGATTGTCGCGGACATGGTGATGCTCGCGGTGGCGTTCGGCCTCGCGTACGCCACGCGTTTCTCCGGCCTGTTCCCCATCACCGAGGGGATTCCGCCCTGGGACGACACGCTCGTCTCGCTGCTGATGGTGCTGTTCATCTTCCCGGTGACGTTCAAGCAGTCGCGCCTGTACGCGACGAACCGGGCGCGCACCAACACGGGTGAGGTGTTCGAGGTCTTCAAGTCCACCATCACCGCGACGCTCATCCTGGTGGCGGCGACGTACTTCGCGCGCGAGCGCTACTCGCGTCTCACGCTGGTCATCTTCGTCGGCTACGCCTTCGTGCTGGTGACGTGCAACCGGCTGCTGTTCCGCTGGGTGCTGAGTGAAATCCGCCGGCGCGGCCACAACCTCAAGTCCATCCTCGTCATCGGCGCGGGGGACCTGGGCCAGCGTGTGATTGAAACGGTGGAGGGCCACCGCGAGCTGGGCTTCCGGGTGACGGGCGTGCTCACGCTGCGGCCGGAGAAGGTGGGCCAGTACGTGGGCGGCGTGCGCGTCATCGGCCACGTGGACTCGGTGAATGCGACGCTGGACGCTCAGCCGGTGGACCAGGTCATCATCGCGCTGCCCCTGGAGGACCAGGCGCACGTGAAGCGGCTGATGGAGCAACTGGCGCTGCGCACGGTGGACGTCCGGGTGGTGCCGGACCTGTACCAGTACATCACCCTCTACGGCGGCCTGGAGGAGTTCGGCGGGCTGCCCATCATCCGCCTCCAGGGCGACCCCATGGAGGGCTGGAGCCGGGTGACGAAGCGGGCCTTCGACATCCTCTTCGCGCTGGTGGCCATCCTCATCACCTCGCCGCTGATGCTGGCCACGGCGCTGGCGGTGCGGCTGAGCAGCCGCGGCCCCGTGCTCTTCCGCCAGGAGCGCATGGGCATGGACGGGCGCACCTTCCCCATCCTCAAGTTCCGCACCATGCGCGTGGACGCGGAGCACTCCGGCGCGATGATGGCCTGCCCGGGCGACACGCGCCGTACGGCCATTGGCACCTTCCTGCGCAAGTACTCGCTGGACGAGCTGCCCCAGTTCTTCAACGTGCTGCTGGGCGACATGAGCCTTGTGGGCCCGCGCCCCGAGCGCCCCGTCTTCATCGAGGAGTTCAAGCGGCAGATTCCGCGCTACCACCTGCGTCACAAGGTGAAGGCGGGCATCACCGGCTGGGCGCAGATCAACGGCCTGCGCGGCCAGACGTCCATCCAGAAGCGCATCGAGTACGACCTGTACTACATCGAGAACTGGTCGCTGCTGATGGACCTGAAGATTCTCGTGCGCACCGCGCTCGGCGGCTTCCTGTCGAAGAACGCGTACTGA